A single region of the Solwaraspora sp. WMMD406 genome encodes:
- a CDS encoding NAD(P)-binding domain-containing protein encodes MYFDRDASLDDVDGELVAVIGYGIQGKAFAANLRDSGLQVIVGNRADEYRAAAVGDGFDTRPIAAAVRAASIVLLLIPDEAHPEVYDTDIAPYLAEGALFVVAHGFSIRYGRIALPHDVDVALLAPKMFGKPIRQRYLDGGGVLAFVDVVQDATGTARRRTLGVAKAVGFTRYGVLPVTHAVETELDLFQEQFLTPLLLDACRMAFEVLVEAGYDPVPALLDMHASGEMAEMMVEAATTGLYEVIEQQGSPTCRFGVQRYLGKVIGDEVRAKGRAILADIRDGGFVEALAREGEANYPSLVDYQAMYRASAVTAAHDSYRAILGTR; translated from the coding sequence ATGTACTTCGACAGAGACGCGAGCCTCGACGACGTCGACGGCGAGCTCGTGGCCGTGATCGGCTACGGCATCCAGGGCAAGGCGTTCGCTGCCAATCTGCGCGACAGCGGACTTCAGGTGATTGTCGGCAATCGCGCCGACGAGTACCGTGCGGCCGCTGTCGGCGACGGCTTCGACACCAGGCCGATCGCGGCGGCGGTCCGCGCCGCGTCGATCGTGCTGCTGCTGATTCCCGACGAGGCGCACCCCGAGGTGTACGACACGGACATCGCGCCGTACCTCGCCGAGGGCGCCCTGTTCGTGGTGGCGCACGGATTCTCCATCCGGTACGGACGCATCGCGCTGCCGCACGACGTCGACGTGGCGCTGCTGGCACCCAAGATGTTCGGTAAGCCCATCCGGCAGCGTTACCTCGACGGCGGCGGGGTGCTCGCCTTCGTCGACGTTGTCCAGGACGCCACCGGTACGGCCCGGCGCCGCACGCTCGGCGTCGCCAAGGCGGTCGGCTTCACCCGGTACGGCGTACTGCCGGTGACACACGCGGTGGAGACCGAGCTCGACCTGTTCCAGGAGCAGTTCCTGACCCCGTTGCTGCTGGACGCCTGCCGAATGGCCTTCGAGGTGCTGGTGGAAGCCGGCTACGACCCCGTGCCGGCGCTGCTGGACATGCACGCCTCCGGCGAGATGGCGGAGATGATGGTCGAGGCGGCGACGACCGGCCTGTACGAGGTGATCGAGCAGCAGGGCTCGCCGACCTGCCGGTTCGGTGTCCAGCGCTACCTCGGCAAAGTGATCGGCGACGAGGTCAGGGCCAAGGGGCGCGCGATCCTTGCCGACATCCGCGACGGTGGCTTCGTCGAGGCGCTCGCGAGGGAAGGCGAGGCGAACTACCCGAGTCTCGTCGATTACCAGGCCATGTACCGGGCCAGTGCCGTCACCGCCGCCCACGACAGCTATCGCGCGATCCTCGGCACGCGGTAG
- a CDS encoding FAD-dependent oxidoreductase, translated as MIEARHTGPAAHSFAMSDVVRQYRQLAEESGTQPDRVYDTVVIGGGAAGAGVLRDLASRSNASAILVERGTFGGETSSKTGKAIHPGIRYLRMAFHRLLLAARLRRDPKIKQSFTQNLRGAWLDLQLVWYGTRERKILLETSRRTVDEIPNVVFVLPDSPEKKWSVFFGISLYDAFAALWAWVSFVPRFSRVKLYWNKESLHRALPNLAADDVLGGIRYWEGKANNDKVLVVKAIRDAYYRGTETHPIRALCHVEVAHYEWTDDPAGGHFLVTLARRFADDTLPTEITVKAHTITNAAGPWIDQARSRTAQPDGRTSVVYSRGSHLEATNRFIHESLSADPALQVGLVPLNAVRQHYLRPFHQHGLWYIQCTTTDRAHVDPDLVVPEEDEIEELLHSYNALVSDQWKIGRRDIFNVFCGIRPLASNDGGEIAVQDISRMFRITVRRQGGGAIYDMINVKLTEFRWAGREVAAHIARELRRKGVKRLGRSTTQRLDFLAVPEDDRYAPHSAPPARRDPQFLRKKVAHHVHHLMATSYADYLLNFGGIRDAVVFDDAGRCDLDLDVLDLALREMGELLAWSGQRREAEFARLAEVYTRNMRFADLGARIREHRPAALSAQVEHPVHQMSPVPAERVRAGGID; from the coding sequence GTGATCGAGGCGAGGCACACCGGGCCGGCGGCCCACTCGTTCGCCATGTCGGACGTCGTGCGCCAGTATCGGCAGCTGGCCGAGGAGTCGGGGACCCAACCCGATCGCGTGTACGACACGGTGGTCATCGGCGGCGGGGCGGCGGGCGCCGGGGTGCTCCGTGACCTCGCCTCCCGGTCCAACGCCAGCGCTATCCTGGTCGAGCGCGGCACGTTCGGGGGCGAGACGTCCAGCAAGACGGGCAAGGCGATCCATCCTGGCATCCGTTACCTGCGGATGGCGTTCCACCGGCTGCTGCTGGCGGCCCGCCTGCGCCGCGACCCCAAGATCAAGCAGTCGTTCACGCAGAACCTGCGGGGAGCCTGGCTGGATCTACAGCTCGTCTGGTACGGCACCCGGGAGCGCAAGATCCTGCTCGAAACCAGTCGCCGGACGGTGGACGAGATCCCCAACGTCGTGTTCGTCCTGCCGGACAGCCCCGAAAAGAAGTGGTCGGTGTTCTTCGGCATCTCGCTTTACGACGCCTTCGCCGCACTGTGGGCCTGGGTGAGTTTCGTTCCCCGGTTCAGCCGGGTGAAACTGTACTGGAACAAGGAGTCGCTGCACCGGGCCCTGCCCAACCTGGCCGCCGACGACGTGCTCGGGGGCATCAGGTACTGGGAAGGCAAGGCGAACAACGACAAGGTCCTGGTGGTGAAGGCGATCCGCGACGCCTACTATCGGGGCACCGAGACGCATCCCATTCGCGCACTGTGTCATGTCGAGGTCGCACACTACGAGTGGACGGACGACCCCGCCGGCGGCCACTTCCTGGTGACGCTGGCCCGGCGTTTCGCCGACGACACACTGCCGACGGAAATCACCGTCAAGGCCCACACGATCACCAACGCCGCCGGCCCGTGGATCGACCAGGCCCGCAGCCGGACGGCGCAGCCGGACGGGCGAACGTCGGTGGTCTACTCCCGGGGCTCGCACCTGGAGGCGACGAATCGGTTCATCCACGAGAGCCTGTCAGCGGATCCGGCGCTGCAGGTCGGGCTGGTGCCGCTCAACGCCGTACGCCAGCACTACCTGCGGCCGTTCCATCAGCACGGCCTCTGGTACATCCAGTGCACCACCACCGACCGGGCGCACGTCGACCCCGACCTCGTCGTTCCCGAGGAAGACGAGATCGAGGAACTCCTGCACTCCTACAACGCTTTGGTGAGCGACCAGTGGAAGATCGGTCGACGGGACATCTTCAACGTCTTCTGCGGAATCCGGCCACTGGCGTCGAACGACGGCGGCGAGATAGCCGTACAGGACATCTCCCGGATGTTCCGGATCACGGTTCGGCGTCAGGGCGGCGGTGCCATCTACGACATGATCAACGTGAAGCTCACCGAGTTCCGGTGGGCGGGCCGGGAAGTCGCCGCGCACATCGCTCGGGAGCTGCGCCGCAAGGGCGTCAAGCGGCTCGGACGGTCGACCACGCAGCGGCTGGATTTCCTGGCCGTACCGGAGGATGACCGGTACGCGCCGCACAGCGCCCCACCGGCTCGACGGGATCCACAGTTCCTGCGGAAAAAGGTCGCCCACCACGTCCATCATCTGATGGCCACCAGCTACGCGGACTACCTGCTGAACTTCGGTGGGATCCGGGACGCCGTGGTGTTCGACGACGCCGGTCGCTGTGACCTCGACCTCGACGTCCTCGATCTGGCGCTGCGCGAGATGGGTGAGCTGCTGGCCTGGTCGGGGCAGCGGCGCGAAGCCGAGTTCGCGCGGCTCGCCGAGGTCTACACCCGCAACATGCGCTTCGCGGATCTCGGCGCACGCATCCGGGAACACCGACCGGCGGCCCTGTCCGCGCAGGTCGAGCACCCTGTCCACCAGATGTCCCCGGTTCCCGCCGAGCGCGTCCGGGCCGGCGGGATCGACTGA
- a CDS encoding type I polyketide synthase, translating into MPGPTSGVEASILSRREDVALRLIAFPHAGGTHSIFSGWPADLPDDVELVSFSLPGRGTRRHVAPYRQWQPMVSDLLAMLDGIDDGTPFAFFGHSFGALTAFEVCRQLRQAGRRQPEILFLSAHRAPHVPAGENRHTLDDDDFVELVRAWGLVPDDLLADRDLLRLVLPPLRADLQLDETYPCRTGGDTGERLEVACVVYGGAQDRTVDLADLHAWREHVADTAPYTVETFPGGHFYTVSAQRALLASVSRHLDQVRTRVGPSIVMADRGYQPHAAGSLWDRFQAQVAATPEALALVDEPRTWTYRELDRDATAVAASIVACGLDKGDVVGLLLPHSAEYCLALLGCFGLGTPACLLDKNWPASLLAQFLDSAGVRAVVTTAELAGLLPDAYQAPERLVLLGGTSPTDPFTRADQGPAAAPARQVSFPYVDPADTALISMTSGTSGTPKAVVNSHLGCLYCFDARYALYPYQESSREGLNVFFAWECLRPLLVGKPAVVIPDAHIVDPVRLVRTVADHGVTRLVVTPSLLESVLDHQTAGPSLADQLHHLELVFLMGEVVPTRVVDKAAALLPGHVRLVNAYSTWESLDVSYADLLPRPTDDAARPVRPSAYAPVGRVLDGSAAVLLGDDGRPVPYGGVGELHVAGPGVAVGYLNDPEKTAQRFVPCPPALAGSSFAGATFYRTGDRARLLPEGALEILGRVGDVVKIRGFKVSLRAVEHVLSGQPGVSRVVVRPMTDTHTGQPNGLVAYVVGDDGAPSRTTLARLRQRARNDLPEYARPRRVIGLDALPISRGSSRKLDLSALPAPDDTTTAIDTTTAALDDTAFDAVAGSGGSAGPEPAGPAAMMRQRLAAAWQEVLGIPPPAPDDNFFDVGGDSLSAARLSGLLAQRYGISLPVIEVFQFSTLRAMAARCSGTAAPVATPVGQPRRSGPAAPTTKVAIVGMSGRFPGAKTIDEFWANLTMGVDSLTVYPTDRLRDKNVPDGALDHPQWVGVGQVIDDVDAFDAEFWGIGQREALLMDPQHRVFIEVAWGALEQAGYARRDNPYRHRTGVFAACGIDGYLVHHLQGGGLTQPLDPAGLFLTEIGNEKDYIATRVAYLLDLGGPAVTVTSACSSGLVAVASAAQSIMTGQCEMAIAGASSINFPNFGYRYEEGLVGSIDGRVRPFDADASGTLFGDAVGAVVLKRLDDAIADGDHVWAVLTGFGVSNDGRMKAGYTAPSASAQARCISDAMSMAGVTAEQISYVECHATATHVGDAIELAGLREAFDRHRDGAGPTTGSCAIGSVKGNIGHANCAAGITGLIKAVLCLHHRALVPTVNYATLNPKLVDLVDCDGSPFVVQESYGDWTVSDPATQLPRRAGVSSFGIGGTNAHVILEEAAPHETASQGSPGTGERRPSPGTPHLLTVSGADERAARRNAARLTRFLTTLPADEVGPAIDVARLTRPAHAVRASAVVTAESVSGADSVRLDARLLAGLGRPARAGTVAFCFPGQGSQVAGMARGLYRGRVDGGRFRRHFDAACRGLARNLPADPAEAILGADDQTVRRPMITQCGLFAVEYALAATLVDIGVRPVAVAGHSVGEYAAAVLAGVLTLDEATRLVAARAQATEALPGADAADSALGGMLSVVGDEQRLHDWLVARSGLWLAVVNAPGRVVLSGTPAALRRALEDLPTLGFTCRPVPVSHPFHSDLLAPVAERLRTAAADIPARPAAIPMASNLTGTWLDAAYQPARYWGDHAVSTVRWRDNVETLLKWTPDVLVEVGPGGVLTTLARKCLEPRDGAGDGRGPVSEPVSLLHDPRDPHRDDGEILLAAIGQLWCHGVDVDFRALRATGSGSPARSVVRHRLPTYEFERTRYWTRPEASIYVGGVVAAGPGSVGDASPVVEPAGTAEGADTDGTAAAARIVRFVTRPAATVTLYCFPYAGGGSTAFQSWAHAAPTWLDIVAVDLPGRPASPAADDADLPAADDADVRMLARLAAGIRADAGDRAVAFCGMSFGASLVLDLLGGPLADWAHARRVSLLCLVGRAPIVPGVDVGDEPVDSYLMAPEEIRDNPQWTRSVLPVLRADLAADARAELRIRRRQAAHGAALVDAPVQVHCGTRDPSLAAGSARDWAAITTNVITDVRCHDGAHDFMVRERAGILDGIVSLIERLDPILGGADDRAVDLCAEVNWVPVASPSAVAPTVATRCLDVWAGTTTDGVRFVRDTLTAPDARVALLCRSAPGRTLVQHATRLLDLLRAVADAEVRGRLVVVVPADAASGIVSGLTRSLAQEEPGLTVQRIHVDTWPADGVGDRPADGVAVPDGSAAGTGQDLLSRILRLAAAHPEEDDLLYRGGLLFAQRLQSVAVPRLPAGTLGATTGRYLLTGGTGGLGRVVTDWLIQHQGVPPERIVVSGRADRGDLRPGIRFVELDLAAPIDPAAVAAVTGPLDGVFHLAGTLDDGVVRNLTGERLAGVLAPKLALSQLVDVGRVAGAGWVVAFSSTSGLLGVPGQANYAAANAWMDTYAMWSTPSGGPHVVTIAWGSWAAAGMAARSAKAVEAARVSGETPVRTSVGLTLLGGVLAATLAGGATRRNLVVCDIEWPRSPWARLPLISAVADARRIAGRRFSGDRFPAEGTTTTAERSAAGPEPVDGTDDVRAFLSRYVHRWDESKRLTELGLDSLDFARIRGDFASSFGAEVPLAVIAKPDQRLGDLHGVLAGYQPDRTNR; encoded by the coding sequence GTGCCCGGCCCGACCTCTGGCGTCGAAGCGTCGATCCTCTCTCGACGTGAGGACGTCGCCCTACGGCTCATCGCGTTCCCGCATGCCGGCGGAACTCATTCCATCTTCTCCGGTTGGCCTGCTGACCTGCCCGACGATGTCGAACTCGTCTCGTTTTCCCTACCGGGCAGAGGTACCCGACGACACGTCGCCCCCTATCGACAGTGGCAGCCGATGGTCAGCGACCTCCTCGCGATGCTGGACGGCATCGACGACGGCACACCGTTCGCCTTCTTCGGCCATAGTTTCGGTGCCTTGACCGCCTTCGAGGTCTGTCGTCAGTTGCGCCAGGCAGGCCGCCGTCAGCCCGAGATCCTCTTCCTGTCCGCGCACCGGGCGCCACACGTGCCTGCCGGCGAGAACCGCCACACCCTTGACGACGACGACTTCGTCGAGCTCGTACGCGCATGGGGACTCGTGCCCGACGACCTGCTCGCCGACCGGGACCTACTACGGCTCGTCCTGCCCCCGCTGCGCGCCGACCTCCAGCTCGACGAGACCTATCCGTGTCGGACCGGCGGGGACACCGGCGAGCGGCTCGAAGTCGCCTGTGTCGTGTACGGCGGCGCCCAGGACCGCACGGTCGACCTGGCCGACCTGCACGCCTGGCGCGAGCATGTCGCCGACACCGCGCCGTACACCGTCGAAACCTTTCCCGGCGGTCACTTCTACACCGTCAGTGCCCAGCGCGCACTGCTGGCCAGCGTCAGCCGACACCTCGACCAGGTGCGAACCCGGGTCGGTCCGTCGATCGTGATGGCCGATCGCGGCTACCAGCCGCACGCCGCAGGTAGCCTGTGGGACCGGTTCCAGGCGCAGGTGGCGGCGACCCCTGAAGCGCTGGCCCTGGTCGACGAGCCCCGGACCTGGACCTACCGCGAGCTCGACCGGGACGCCACGGCGGTGGCCGCGAGCATCGTCGCGTGTGGGCTCGACAAAGGCGACGTGGTCGGTCTGCTCCTGCCGCACTCCGCCGAATACTGTCTCGCCCTGCTCGGCTGCTTCGGCCTCGGCACGCCCGCCTGCCTGCTGGACAAGAACTGGCCGGCGTCACTACTCGCGCAGTTCCTCGACAGCGCGGGCGTGCGAGCCGTCGTGACCACCGCTGAACTCGCCGGCCTCCTCCCGGACGCCTACCAGGCCCCCGAACGTCTCGTGCTCCTGGGCGGCACGTCACCGACGGACCCGTTCACCCGGGCCGACCAGGGACCTGCGGCGGCCCCGGCCCGGCAGGTGAGCTTCCCGTACGTCGATCCGGCCGACACCGCGCTGATCTCCATGACGAGCGGGACGTCCGGGACCCCGAAGGCGGTGGTGAACTCCCACCTCGGCTGCCTCTACTGCTTCGACGCCCGGTACGCGCTCTACCCGTACCAGGAGTCGTCTCGCGAAGGGCTCAACGTGTTCTTCGCCTGGGAGTGTCTGCGGCCCCTGCTGGTGGGCAAACCCGCCGTGGTGATCCCGGACGCCCACATCGTTGATCCGGTACGGCTCGTGCGTACCGTCGCCGACCATGGTGTCACGCGCCTCGTCGTCACGCCGTCCCTGCTGGAAAGCGTGCTGGACCACCAGACCGCCGGACCGTCGCTGGCCGACCAACTGCACCACCTGGAGCTGGTGTTCCTGATGGGCGAGGTCGTCCCCACCCGGGTCGTCGACAAGGCCGCCGCGCTGCTGCCCGGTCACGTACGGCTGGTGAATGCCTACAGCACCTGGGAAAGTCTGGACGTGTCGTACGCGGATCTGTTGCCGCGCCCGACCGACGACGCCGCACGCCCGGTGCGGCCGTCGGCCTACGCGCCGGTGGGCCGCGTCCTGGACGGTAGCGCCGCCGTCCTGCTCGGCGACGACGGACGCCCCGTTCCCTACGGGGGTGTCGGAGAACTCCACGTCGCCGGTCCCGGCGTCGCCGTCGGCTATCTGAACGACCCGGAGAAGACCGCGCAACGATTCGTGCCGTGCCCGCCCGCTCTCGCCGGATCGTCGTTCGCCGGCGCGACCTTCTACCGAACGGGTGACCGTGCCCGGTTGCTGCCCGAGGGCGCACTGGAGATCCTGGGCCGCGTCGGAGACGTGGTCAAGATCCGCGGATTCAAGGTGTCACTGCGTGCCGTCGAACACGTTCTGAGCGGCCAGCCGGGCGTTTCGCGGGTCGTGGTGCGGCCGATGACGGACACCCACACCGGTCAGCCGAACGGACTGGTGGCATACGTTGTCGGCGACGACGGCGCCCCGTCGCGGACCACTCTCGCGCGGCTGCGACAGCGGGCCAGGAACGACCTTCCCGAGTACGCCAGACCGCGGCGCGTGATCGGACTCGACGCCCTGCCGATCAGCCGCGGCAGTTCGCGTAAGCTCGATCTGTCCGCGCTGCCCGCGCCGGACGACACGACAACCGCGATCGACACCACCACCGCCGCACTCGACGACACCGCGTTCGACGCCGTCGCCGGTTCGGGCGGCAGCGCCGGGCCAGAGCCGGCCGGGCCGGCCGCCATGATGCGGCAGCGGCTCGCCGCCGCCTGGCAGGAAGTGCTGGGAATCCCACCGCCCGCGCCGGACGACAACTTCTTCGACGTCGGCGGTGACTCGCTCAGCGCCGCCCGGTTGTCCGGCTTGCTCGCGCAACGGTACGGAATATCGCTGCCGGTGATCGAGGTCTTCCAGTTCAGTACGTTGCGCGCCATGGCGGCCCGATGCTCCGGTACCGCCGCGCCGGTCGCGACCCCCGTCGGCCAACCTCGGCGATCCGGCCCGGCCGCGCCGACGACGAAGGTGGCGATCGTCGGGATGTCCGGGCGGTTCCCCGGTGCGAAGACCATCGACGAGTTCTGGGCGAACCTGACGATGGGCGTCGACTCCCTCACGGTGTATCCCACCGACCGGCTACGTGACAAGAACGTCCCGGACGGGGCCCTCGACCATCCACAGTGGGTAGGCGTCGGGCAGGTCATCGACGACGTCGACGCGTTCGACGCCGAATTCTGGGGGATCGGCCAACGGGAAGCCCTGCTGATGGATCCTCAGCACCGCGTGTTCATCGAGGTGGCGTGGGGGGCGCTCGAACAGGCCGGGTACGCGCGGCGCGACAATCCGTACCGCCACCGCACCGGCGTCTTCGCCGCCTGCGGCATCGACGGATACCTGGTCCATCACCTCCAGGGTGGCGGCTTGACGCAGCCGTTGGACCCGGCCGGGCTGTTCCTGACCGAGATCGGCAACGAGAAGGACTACATCGCGACCCGGGTGGCGTACCTGCTGGATCTGGGCGGTCCGGCGGTCACGGTGACGTCGGCGTGCAGCAGTGGCCTGGTCGCCGTCGCGTCGGCGGCGCAGTCCATCATGACCGGGCAGTGCGAGATGGCGATCGCCGGAGCGTCGTCGATCAATTTTCCCAACTTCGGCTACCGCTACGAGGAAGGCCTGGTGGGAAGCATCGACGGACGGGTCCGTCCGTTCGACGCCGACGCGAGTGGAACGCTGTTCGGCGACGCGGTCGGCGCGGTCGTGCTCAAACGCCTCGACGACGCGATCGCTGACGGAGATCATGTCTGGGCCGTCCTCACCGGCTTCGGCGTGTCCAACGACGGACGGATGAAGGCCGGCTACACCGCGCCGAGCGCCAGTGCTCAGGCCCGGTGCATCTCCGACGCCATGTCGATGGCCGGGGTGACCGCCGAGCAGATCTCCTACGTGGAGTGTCATGCGACCGCGACCCACGTCGGAGACGCCATCGAGCTCGCCGGACTACGCGAGGCGTTCGATCGCCATCGTGACGGTGCCGGCCCGACCACCGGCAGCTGCGCGATCGGCAGTGTCAAGGGCAACATCGGCCATGCCAACTGCGCCGCCGGGATCACCGGCCTGATCAAGGCGGTGCTGTGCCTGCACCACCGAGCACTCGTACCGACGGTGAACTACGCGACGCTCAACCCGAAACTGGTCGACCTGGTCGACTGTGACGGATCACCTTTCGTCGTCCAGGAGAGCTACGGGGACTGGACGGTGTCCGATCCCGCCACCCAGCTGCCGCGCCGGGCCGGCGTCTCCAGCTTCGGCATCGGTGGCACGAACGCGCACGTCATCCTCGAAGAAGCGGCACCGCACGAGACCGCGTCGCAGGGTTCCCCGGGCACCGGCGAGCGTCGACCGTCGCCGGGTACGCCGCATCTGCTGACCGTTTCGGGGGCCGATGAACGGGCGGCCCGACGCAACGCGGCGCGGCTCACCCGGTTCCTCACCACACTGCCGGCAGACGAGGTTGGCCCGGCGATCGACGTCGCGCGGCTGACCCGGCCGGCGCACGCCGTACGGGCCAGCGCCGTCGTGACCGCAGAGTCGGTGTCCGGCGCGGATTCGGTCCGTCTCGACGCCCGGCTGCTGGCCGGTCTCGGCCGGCCGGCCCGGGCGGGTACGGTCGCCTTCTGTTTTCCCGGACAGGGGTCCCAGGTCGCGGGTATGGCGCGTGGCCTCTATCGGGGACGGGTCGACGGCGGCCGGTTCCGCCGCCACTTCGACGCCGCCTGCCGAGGTTTGGCCCGGAACCTGCCCGCCGATCCGGCCGAGGCGATTCTCGGTGCCGACGACCAGACGGTGCGACGTCCCATGATCACCCAGTGCGGGCTGTTCGCCGTGGAGTACGCGCTCGCGGCGACGCTCGTCGACATCGGCGTGCGTCCGGTGGCGGTGGCCGGTCACAGCGTCGGCGAGTACGCCGCCGCGGTGCTGGCCGGTGTGCTGACTCTCGATGAGGCGACGCGACTGGTGGCGGCACGCGCCCAGGCGACCGAGGCGCTACCGGGCGCCGACGCGGCCGACTCCGCGCTCGGCGGGATGCTCAGCGTCGTCGGTGACGAGCAGCGGCTGCACGACTGGCTGGTCGCCCGTTCCGGTCTCTGGCTCGCCGTGGTGAACGCGCCGGGACGAGTGGTGTTGTCCGGTACGCCGGCCGCGCTGCGGCGGGCCCTGGAAGACTTGCCGACCTTGGGCTTCACATGTCGGCCGGTCCCGGTGTCGCATCCGTTCCACAGTGACTTGCTGGCCCCGGTGGCCGAGCGGCTGCGCACGGCGGCGGCCGACATCCCGGCCCGGCCGGCCGCGATACCGATGGCCAGCAACCTGACCGGCACCTGGCTCGACGCCGCGTACCAACCGGCCAGGTATTGGGGTGACCACGCGGTCTCCACCGTTCGGTGGCGCGACAACGTGGAAACGCTGCTCAAGTGGACGCCCGACGTGCTGGTGGAGGTCGGACCGGGCGGTGTGCTCACCACCCTGGCCAGGAAGTGCCTGGAACCGCGCGACGGTGCCGGCGACGGGCGTGGACCCGTCTCCGAGCCGGTCAGCCTCCTGCACGACCCCCGCGATCCGCACCGCGACGACGGCGAGATCCTGCTGGCGGCGATCGGCCAGTTGTGGTGCCACGGCGTCGACGTCGACTTCAGGGCGCTGCGCGCTACCGGGTCCGGGTCACCGGCGCGGTCCGTCGTGCGGCATCGGCTACCCACGTACGAGTTCGAACGGACCCGGTACTGGACCAGGCCGGAGGCGTCGATATACGTCGGTGGGGTGGTGGCGGCCGGCCCGGGCTCCGTCGGCGACGCCAGCCCCGTGGTCGAGCCTGCTGGCACCGCCGAAGGGGCCGACACCGACGGTACGGCGGCAGCTGCCCGGATTGTCCGGTTCGTGACCAGGCCGGCCGCCACGGTGACGCTCTATTGTTTTCCGTACGCGGGTGGCGGCTCGACCGCTTTCCAGTCGTGGGCACACGCGGCCCCGACGTGGCTGGACATCGTGGCGGTGGATTTGCCAGGACGCCCCGCGTCACCGGCCGCCGATGACGCCGACCTGCCGGCCGCCGACGACGCCGACGTGCGGATGCTGGCCCGACTCGCCGCTGGTATCCGGGCGGACGCCGGAGACCGCGCGGTCGCCTTCTGCGGCATGAGCTTCGGGGCCTCCCTGGTGCTCGACCTGCTTGGCGGCCCGCTCGCCGACTGGGCACACGCCCGGCGGGTGAGCCTGCTCTGCCTCGTCGGCCGAGCCCCGATCGTTCCGGGAGTCGACGTCGGCGACGAGCCCGTGGACAGCTACCTGATGGCACCGGAAGAGATCCGCGACAATCCGCAGTGGACAAGGTCGGTGCTGCCGGTCCTCCGAGCGGATCTGGCCGCCGATGCCCGCGCCGAGCTGCGGATCCGGCGGCGTCAGGCGGCACACGGGGCAGCGCTGGTCGATGCCCCGGTGCAGGTGCACTGCGGTACGCGCGACCCGTCCTTAGCAGCCGGGTCGGCGCGGGACTGGGCAGCGATCACCACGAATGTGATCACCGACGTGCGATGCCACGACGGTGCGCACGACTTCATGGTCCGCGAGCGGGCGGGCATCCTTGACGGAATCGTCTCGCTGATCGAGCGACTCGACCCGATCCTCGGCGGGGCGGACGACCGGGCGGTGGACCTGTGCGCCGAGGTGAACTGGGTGCCGGTCGCCTCGCCGAGCGCCGTCGCGCCGACCGTCGCCACCCGGTGCCTCGACGTCTGGGCCGGCACGACCACGGACGGGGTCCGGTTCGTGCGGGACACCCTGACCGCCCCCGACGCGCGGGTCGCGCTGCTGTGTCGGAGCGCGCCGGGACGCACGCTGGTCCAGCACGCCACCCGGCTGCTCGACCTGCTCCGCGCGGTGGCCGACGCGGAGGTACGCGGACGGCTGGTGGTGGTCGTGCCGGCCGACGCGGCCAGCGGGATCGTGAGTGGACTGACCCGGTCGCTGGCACAGGAGGAACCGGGGCTCACCGTCCAGCGGATCCACGTCGACACCTGGCCGGCGGACGGCGTGGGGGACCGGCCGGCGGACGGCGTCGCCGTACCGGACGGGTCCGCTGCCGGAACGGGCCAAGACCTGCTCAGCCGGATCCTACGACTCGCGGCGGCGCACCCGGAGGAAGACGATCTGCTCTATCGCGGCGGTCTCCTGTTCGCCCAACGGCTGCAGTCGGTCGCCGTACCGCGGCTGCCGGCGGGGACGCTCGGTGCCACCACCGGCCGGTATCTGCTCACCGGTGGCACCGGTGGCCTCGGCCGGGTGGTCACCGACTGGCTCATCCAGCACCAAGGCGTACCGCCCGAGCGGATCGTCGTGTCCGGCCGGGCCGACCGGGGTGATCTACGGCCGGGTATCCGATTCGTCGAGCTGGACCTGGCCGCACCGATCGACCCGGCGGCGGTCGCGGCCGTCACCGGTCCGCTCGATGGCGTCTTTCACCTGGCCGGAACACTCGACGACGGCGTCGTGCGCAACCTGACCGGGGAGCGGCTCGCCGGGGTGCTCGCCCCGAAGCTCGCGTTGTCCCAGCTGGTCGACGTCGGTCGGGTGGCGGGCGCGGGATGGGTCGTGGCGTTCTCCTCGACCAGCGGGCTGCTCGGCGTACCCGGCCAGGCGAACTACGCTGCCGCGAACGCGTGGATGGACACCTACGCGATGTGGTCGACGCCGTCCGGTGGTCCGCACGTGGTCACGATCGCCTGGGGAAGCTGGGCGGCGGCCGGGATGGCCGCGCGCAGCGCAAAGGCGGTGGAGGCGGCGCGGGTCAGCGGGGAAACCCCGGTACGGACCAGCGTCGGGCTGACCCTGCTCGGTGGGGTGCTCGCCGCCACCCTCGCTGGCGGCGCGACCCGGCGCAACCTGGTCGTCTGCGACATCGAGTGGCCGCGTTCGCCGTGGGCGCGACTGCCGCTGATCTCGGCGGTCGCCGACGCCCGTCGGATCGCCGGCCGGCGGTTCTCGGGTGACCGGTTCCCTGCCGAGGGCACCACCACCACCGCTGAACGGAGCGCCGCCGGCCCGGAGCCGGTCGACGGCACCGACGACGTCCGAGCCTTCCTGAGCAGGTACGTGCACCGATGGGACGAGTCGAAGAGGCTGACCGAGCTTGGGCTTGATTCGCTGGACTTCGCCCGGATCAGGGGGGACTTCGCCAGCTCGTTCGGCGCGGAAGTACCGCTGGCGGTGATCGCGAAACCCGACCAGCGGCTCGGCGATCTGCACGGGGTGCTCGCCGGCTACCAGCCAGACAGGACCAACCGATGA